In Desulfovibrio desulfuricans, the genomic window TCACGCAGGGGCGGCACTTCAATACAGATGACGTTGAGGCGGAAATACAGATCCTCGCGAAAACGCTTTTGGGCCACTTCTTCGCGCAGGTCGCGGTTGGTGGCCGCCAGTATGCGCACATCCACGGTTATGGCGGCATCGGCCCCCACGCGTTGCACCTCGCCCTGCTGCAAGGCGCGCAACAGCTTTGACTGAAGGGTAAGGGGCATCTCGCCGATTTCGTCCAGAAAAAGCGTGCCGCCGTTGGCCTGGGCAAAGCGCCCCTCGCGGCGGCGATCCGCGCCGGTGAACGAGCCCTTTTCGTGCCCGAACAGCTCAGATTCCAGCAGGTTTTCGGCCAGTGCCGCGCAGTTCACCGTTACCAGCGGTTTATCGGCTCTTGCACTGGCGCAGTGCAGGGCGCGGGCCACCAGTTCCTTGCCAGTGCCGGATTCGCCGGAAATGAGCACAGTGGCCTCGGTAGGGGCAACAGTGGCGATAATTTCCTGCATGGCGCGGATGGAGGCGCTACGGCCAAGGATGCCGGGGCGCGCGGCGGCATCGCTGAGCTGACGGCGCAGCTCGCGGTTTTCCACACTGAGACGCGAATGCTCAATGGCTTTTTCAAGCGTATGCCTGAGAGCTTCAAAATCCAGCGGCTTGACCAGATAGTCGTATGCGCCGAGGCGCAGGGCCTCCACGGCAGTTTCCACTGATGAATAGGCCGTCATGAGCACCACGGGCAGTGCTGGGTTATATTCAAGAATGTTTTTGAGCGCGTGGATGCCGTCCATGCGCGCCATGCGCACGTCAGTCAACACGGCGTCAAAGGATTTTTCGCGAACCAGAGGAACGGCCTCGTCGCCGTCCGTGGCTTCTTCCACAGCATATCCCCAGGAGCGCAGCATGGTGCGCAGCATGCCGCGGTGGGCTTCGTCATCGTCTACAACCAGTATGCAGTTGCTCACCGTATCCTCTCTTTATGCTTGGCAAAAACCTGAAATCCCGGGCCGCGCCGCAGCCGCGCAGGTTATTTTTTACGATTGTCCTGCGCCACCGCGCCTTCCGCCGCGCGGGGCAGCCAGATGCGGAACGTGGTTTCCCCGCGGCGCGCAGTTTGCGCTGGGCGCGAGGTAACGCTGATTTCGCCGTCGTGGGCTTCCACAATCTTGTGCACCATGGCAAGCCCCAGCCCCGTGCCTTGCCCCTTGGTGGTATAGTAGGGGTCAAAAATATGCGGCAACTGGCTGGCCTCAATACCTGTGCCGTTATCGCGCACCATAAGGCACACGCGCCCTTTGCGCTCCACAATGGCAAGCGTGAGCTGCCCGCCCTCGGGCATGGCGTCCAGAGCGTTGAGGCAGAGGTTCAACAGGGCCTGCCCCATGCGTTCGGGGTCGGCCAGGGCCAGCGGCACCCGCCGGGGCGAACGGCAGACAATCTTGACATCGCGTTTGTCCGCATCCTGATGGATAAGGCGCGTCACGTGATCCACCACAAGCTTGAGATCAGTCGGGTGCGGGCTCACATCGCTGGGACGTGAAAGTCCTATAAGATCCATAATTACGCGATTGAGCCGGTCAACCTCGTGCACCATCACATTGGCGGCCTCGCGGTCTTCGCTTCCTTCGGGAAAGCGCTGGCCGAAGTAGGTGGCGTAGCCCTTGATGGAGCTGAGAGGATTGCGGATCTCGTGCGCAACCCCTGCGGCCAGATTGCCCACAGCGGCCAGCTTTTCCTTGCGGCGCACTTCTTCTTCAAGCCTGCGCACCTTGCCCTCGGCCATGCGCTGCCGCTGGCGCGACTCCCGCGCCCGCTCGGCATAGTACAGGGCAACCAGACAGGCCAGGCCCACCAGCAGGGTCACTGCGGCCAGCATGGCAACGTAGTCCCGGTTCTGGCTGCGCGTTATTTCAAAGGGCGAAAGATCAAGGCCGAGAAAAATCACCGGCAGCGGAAAGCCCCTTGGCAGATCGCGTATACCCGGCGAAAATTGCCTGTACACGGCAAACACGCGCCGCCCCTCCATGCGCATGATGCCCCAGTGGGGCAACATGTCGGGGGCAAGGTCGCGCAT contains:
- a CDS encoding sigma-54-dependent transcriptional regulator, whose translation is MLRTMLRSWGYAVEEATDGDEAVPLVREKSFDAVLTDVRMARMDGIHALKNILEYNPALPVVLMTAYSSVETAVEALRLGAYDYLVKPLDFEALRHTLEKAIEHSRLSVENRELRRQLSDAAARPGILGRSASIRAMQEIIATVAPTEATVLISGESGTGKELVARALHCASARADKPLVTVNCAALAENLLESELFGHEKGSFTGADRRREGRFAQANGGTLFLDEIGEMPLTLQSKLLRALQQGEVQRVGADAAITVDVRILAATNRDLREEVAQKRFREDLYFRLNVICIEVPPLRDRAEDIPVLAAHFLERFASRNRKSVRGFSPQALACMLRYNWPGNVRELENAVERAVILCNGDLITERELPSVVTGPALPDERQPEVDASLAGLPLDAVERRAIEETLRQTGDNKSEAARQLGITRATLHNKLRKYGLE
- the zraS gene encoding two-component system sensor histidine kinase ZraS, encoding MNMENSTAEKNGQEAAQQGAAAANPTSPVSSTDKSRTAQAAAVGAHTPLGLLLGGAAVVLALMVTLLTLISIDRSEAAMARLLAEKGSSLIIAFESILRSGMRSEAGVRLQVLLEEMGESPGIVFVAVTMPDGTIVAHSNPARLGEILQVGSHEADEATMRDLAPDMLPHWGIMRMEGRRVFAVYRQFSPGIRDLPRGFPLPVIFLGLDLSPFEITRSQNRDYVAMLAAVTLLVGLACLVALYYAERARESRQRQRMAEGKVRRLEEEVRRKEKLAAVGNLAAGVAHEIRNPLSSIKGYATYFGQRFPEGSEDREAANVMVHEVDRLNRVIMDLIGLSRPSDVSPHPTDLKLVVDHVTRLIHQDADKRDVKIVCRSPRRVPLALADPERMGQALLNLCLNALDAMPEGGQLTLAIVERKGRVCLMVRDNGTGIEASQLPHIFDPYYTTKGQGTGLGLAMVHKIVEAHDGEISVTSRPAQTARRGETTFRIWLPRAAEGAVAQDNRKK